CGTATTCTAAATAGCTCGAAAGGGTTCAGCCCAAACCTGCAGAAGTCTTCCAATGGCTCGGAAAGAACCCATGAGTCACGTAAATCGGATATAACCATCTAGGCCAAGATGGGATATTACAGGGGAAGCGCGGGAAGTCAGGcaggaggaagaaaaaggaaacactCCAAGAGAAAGGGATTAGACTTAAAGCATCACCAAAAGATCACACCGTATTAAATGAGTTCACTATATAATTACATCACATTAATTACTGATCCAAGACAGTATGGTGGAGGGAGGTCCGAGAGGACTTTCCTTCCCCCCAGGTCACAGGGTATGACTATCTGATCCTTTGGACTGGGTATATAAGTCCATCGACCTTCAGGTGAAAGCATAGACTTTGTTTCTAATAAAATCTTCTCGCTAAACTTTGCATTCGCTCTCTTCTCTTACTCCCTAATAAGTCATTACTAACTTAGGCATTGAAAGCTATTTGGGCCACCCCAAGACTACTTTTCCCAATTCCTTCTTTATTGTTGCAAGCCCCAGAAGTAAAAGATCTGGACTGCTGAGAGCCCGGCTCAAAAGTATATGAAATATATTGTTAACAATACTAGCGATAGGTTTGAGGGGACAAAATCATGAGATTGAGTAGTAGCGCCCAATAAATTATATGTCGCAATTGAATTTGTGGTCCCTCCAGACAAAAGGTTATAGTTTCGTATTAGGTTATTGGTTTATTTTCTATGTTCCATAATTTTATTCGATTATTGTGGTCCCTCTGGAGAAAAATTTATAGTTTCGTTTTAGGTGAATGGTTTACTTTCTATGTTCATAATTTTATTCGATTAGTAAACTCATATGATTGAATAAGTCAGCTCTTATAGGTGAAATGTTAAGAAAAATCAAGCACTTGTATTGCATGTGCTCGCCATCCTAATAAGTTGACACCAAGGACTGTCATAATAGCCGGCGACCACCGACCAACACGTGCACCCCCATGGTATTGCCCAGCCACCGATTTTCAAGACTACCGAATACGGTGCCAATCGAAGTGGAGAGTGGCCCGCGCACGTGAGTTAAAGTTTCCCACGAGCCACCGGGAAACCCTCTGCTGATGCCACGAGCGGCGTTTTTGGGACCTGTAAGTCGAGAACTTCCAAGATTGGCCGTTGGTTCTCTCCTAGCGTGGTGCGTGTTTTGCATGCGCAACAGTACCTACAGGTTACACTGTTTTTCCGTATACAGTGTTTCCTATGTAGTTTCTTTTATgtcttgtcttttcttttcaataaaaaaatccaaaaaaaattagTCCCCCCTCCGCTTGGCGGTGCTTGGTGGAGTTGGTGTCCTATATCCCGCTTAGTCGGGTATGGGGATTTGATAACTCTATCTTAAATAGAGTTGTGCGGTCTCTTAGAGTTAGGTCTTTAGAGGTTAGTCGTCTGGACTAGACCATGTCAACCACTTTAGTGTGTTGAGAAGCTACCAACCGTTATAACTGACTTGTTGTTTAAGTCAAAGTTGTAAGTCCTCTTTAATAAATAGATGTGATCTGTTATTCAGAAAAAGGATCGTCATAATAGCCTTGAGGTGAATTATACAACCTGGATGCCTTAAATTCGAAAGTCCACATTCATAACCTTGAAGTCATTGAATTGGAGAAACTTTcccttaaatgatctgaaatgcACTGGGAAGAAATTTCTTTGCCGAGAATTTGGGATTGTCAAGAGAATTTGCGAAAGATTGTTTGTTTAGGAGGCAATAACCAAACAATTCTTCAAAACGCCCGTAAGTTCTGTCTCTTCACATTGATATCGGTGAGACAGCTGCGTGTATCCAACGCTGTTCCTCTATTCTcctaagttttatatatttatctttgaCCAGGATATGCATTTGGATTCCTGCCTTCTCGACACAAGATGAAAAtcattaccattttttttttcccttattttGATTTTCCGCAATAGAAAATCATTAGTGATATTATATTCCACCCACTTCAAGAAGACGAAGGagtattcaattttaaaatatggtcTCAGTCAAATGCCTTCTAGCTAAAAAAAACCCCATGAACCATTTGAAAATATTCTTCTATTTTTCCCCACTGGGGGAACGAGCCTCACCATTCCCTCTCctttttgttctgttttcttTTGTCAGAACAGAGTAGTACAGAGGGCTCCACCAGTGAATTTATTATCCTCAGTCCGATCAGCTCTGCTTAATCTGCGTTATCTTGAAGCAGACACCATTCAATTCCGCCGCTTGATGTTTCTATTTTCTGTCCCCAGTGTTGTTACTTACGTTGTTGATATTCTCGCATTCCCAATGGGTGCAACCGCGGTCCAACACGCTCACTGGGGTCCTTGCGCTCGCCACCGTATCTAACGTTGACTCGCACCTTTCcacttccaccaccattttTTGCATCCCATTGAAGCATTTCATGAAGTTCTCCTACAACCCACAGCCTTGAGATATAAGCATGGAAGAACGAGATAACGTTACAAATGgataacaaaatattaaaagatttttttttcacttactTTATTTACGAATTTACAAGTCAAAATCGAAGCTTTAAAAGAAGGGAATTGCAATGGGAACAACTCATAGGATGCAGAAAGAAGCGCGGATGCCGCAATAATCGAGGGTTTGTGCTTTAGAAGCTCAATTTCTGTGATGAAATCATGAACATAACCACATGATGAGCTTTattcaacaaaattttaaagaagTACAGAATAGGAGCATGACTAGAAGAGAATTAGCACCATTATGGGCTTGGAAGATGATCTCTATTGCTCGAAGTTTGAGATCTTGTCTCAATGGTGGGTCTTTGAGTTGGAAAATGGACATAAAGAAGTACAGAAATGGGAAAGGTGTCAATGATCTCATTCGCCAATCCAGAGCGTCAAGTATTAGAAGTTCCATCTTATTTATTGCCTGCGTCTCAAAGCAGCAATCCTCTTCTCCCTGTTATATTGTTTAAGgattaattgcaaaatatagTTCCTTTTGAGTAAGACGGTTCACATCAAACATTGTTTTACCTTGAAATCAGAGGGCAGGAAGGGAATGCTCTTCATCTTTGCAGCGAGAGAGAGGCATGACGATGCGAGGAGTCTCAGCATCCACGGCTTTTCCAGCTGCATAATGCGGTTCAGATATTTTAGACCATTAATGCTCTTGATTTCCATAATGTATAGGaatataaatgaaaacaaaatatgatggaGATTCAGAACCGGATTGTTCATTTACCGGGATGTCTTGCTTTGAAATGAACCGATTCATGTAATTGATAGCAAGGTAGGGTATGAACGGGTCCATGTTGCGGGAACGCTGCGCTTGTGAAgtagaataaatttaaaataacgcACAAGACTATATATAACGAGAAAATCTTGGTTTCTGAAtctatgacatatatatatactgtggTGGTGATTACCTGCAAGATATAAGAAATGGCTTCGCGGCGGAAAGAAACGTGGAAATCACTGGTTTTGAAACCGCTTAAGAATTCCTGCGATAGCATGTGATCAGATTCAGAGGCGAAGAGATCTGGGATAGTATCAGATTGATGCTCTTGGAAGCTTGTTAGTGGGTCTCCAAGCTCAAACTCCATCTCTCTGtttctccttcttttcttttctgttttctcCTAGGGGGAGGGAGTGTTTTTACGTGTATCTGTGTGGGTTGGTTCTGAGACTGCAAAGAGCCCAGGGGAAAGATGGTACGAAAGAATTGAGGCCAAGAGTTCCAAGTGAGTAATAATaacaaggaaaaagagaagCTTCGCTTTCTGTGTTTAAAAAGAAGCCCTGCAAGTCGTCTGCTGCACTTCTCAGTTTCAGTCCTTTCCACAGCTACATTAACTTACATAACAATCCTGATCTCTTTGTCCCGCtctacaataataataatggaaaaatatagttataaatataattatgtattaatttatatattaatataatgtgattgattaaaaaataaattttattaaaaataatattaatttaaattttaaatataaataaatcaatattaatgtatatattaatatgcgaCTGTACTTgtacataataaaatttaataataattttgttttttacccCATTAAATTAAGGGTTAAAGAAATGTACGTGTCAAAAGTTACTTGATGGGATAAATTAGAAAGATTTCCGGTAAGCTTCATGATAATGCTAAAATGCGTAAATAATAccgtacaattatttttaaaaaaattaattttattactaaaaaattatttttttttctgtgagtcatttactttttttaaaaaaattatataacacttattcaattattaatataaatatcatttctttttcaatattattagaaaCAATTAGGACTTTAAAGGGGGAAATAAAGATGACCCTACATCATTATTTTACAGGAGTAATAATAGCCTACTTGGTTaaccaaaatcaaaattctcatctcaacttattattataatttttttaaatttttatataaaatataaacaataatttaatttttttaaattttaatataaaattgatattaaaaaattatattataataatattttatttattattatttaaaacatctcatttcatctatatAACCAAACGGGAACACATCTCTAGCTTAAACCCTCAAGTCAGgcaaaaaattttccttttattgattGGCCTTGTATTGTCACAGTTTGTACACCAACAACACTGGTCTAGAGCCTATTAATGCTGAGAGGGAAGCCCTTGTTGATAAAAGTATACTAGCTGCTGCCTGGTGGCACGACTGAAAGGTGGTTTTGACAAGAAAAAATAGACCTTGCGGAACAAGAAGTGGTCccttaacacacacacacacacaacacaatGGTAGAGACAGTTGTGGTATATATCTTTCCTCTGGTTCGAGATAAGCGCTGCTAAGATTGAGAGTTGCAACGATAAATCCATCACTAGGTACACATCTTGCAGCCCTGTAGCGGCTGGCACGCCGGCTTTTACTGCCATCTTCTCTCATTCCTCTTTGTCCGACTATTTAATTGCATGTGTATAAGTAGCCCCTTTTGCTTTGCCATAACTGGTTCATGGAGCTTCGTGATTAGGACCATAAAAGTTCATTGAATCATGTCCATGAATCCAGCCATAAAGAAGAGAATGCAATACAATGTAACGCTTATAGGCTCTCTTAGGCCTCTTGTCTCACCTTTTTCCCCCTCTAGATTTGGATCCATAAAGTAGAGAGACAGATATATTAAGTAAaggtttataatatttattgagtatttaatttggtctcaaaattaaatttattgaaCAATTATAAATACTGTAATGCTTATTTTATGTGTCTATCTGACTCATTATGTGTGCACTAAAGAGTTTTGAATTTTTCCTCTAATAATCAAGTTAAACTTTTCAAGAAATTGGATCTCCTATATTTCTTATCCGAAGTTTACGGtctaaagagagagagagataacacATGAATTGAATCCTATAAAGTATATGTTTATTTAatccttttaaaccttgaagtTATACAGAATCGGTgtagtttagatagtgagttgatatgagatgaaaattaaataaaatcttattaaaattttatttttttaataataatattattttaaaatttgaaaaacatgGAATCTACTTACTCAGTAATGGTAAAATGAATCACATCTTCGCCTGCCATTTACAATATTGACTTTTCTTGTTTGCATTATCCATGAAAAGATAGAATGTGCTGTCATTAGACATTCAGTATTAATACCAGTTGATCAGAAACTGATCAGGTTATTAATTACATTGACAATGTATAACGTAGTTCACACCACTAACAGATAAGGTAGCTAGGTTTCATGTGAAGCTTATATTCGTGGAGGTGGGGGTGAACCTTCAGCGACGTTAAGATCTAGCACTGGGGCCATCCGGAGCTTTCACACCCTAGGGGGACATCGTACAATGTGACTCACATGTTTGAGTGACAAAATGCTCAATTGGGTCCAGGCGGCCcttcatttttcaacaagtagTGTTTGTGGTTTTCCTCCATGGCATTTTGTTCTCCATGTATATTAGATATGTAGCCAGATAATAAGTCATGAGCTTATATATAATCGAGAATATTGTACTATAAAGACAAAAACTATGGCATGAAGCGAAGCCCACCATTCTCAGATTCGTCGAAAGTTCCTTACTGAGGCGGACTACTGAGTAGGTTTTCAGATCTCTCAGAAAGATCACCATCTTGATCATTCAGAAATCAATGACTTGTCAGCACATATGACAATCTTAAAGATTACTATAATTCTACTCCTCCATGGATTTGCTTGacttatcaattaattaatttctcacTACATCCTTATATCTTCCGTAAAAAAGATGCAAACTTTGGTTTCATATTATCAAAGTCGTGTAATATCTAGATAGATACAATAGTACTTGTCCAAAATCTTTCGGGTAATATCTAGATAAAGTGTACAATGTATAAATGTTGTGCACTccatttaaaaaagagtagagtttaatattaaaaaaaataatttttttatgtgaattctatatttattaatttttttcaatagaCGTGTGCAACACTTATATATTCTTTGATTgtttctaatatttttcaaatgtatcacattaattcttaaaaactacagtataataaattaataatttacaaaataaaaaaacaatatacaaaagaaaaacaaacaataaaGATAGGTTTGCTAGAAGGAGAGGCCCTCAAATTTCAATTGCCACCTGCTCATAGGGGTGTAATTAGTTCGGTTCGGTCtagttttgaacaaaatttagaacTGAAACGGTATGCACaggtttttcatttttcaaaattgattaCACACTGGTTACTCTTATAAATCCGTACTCCAGTTTTAccggtttttaaattttaatatactatattatatattatggtatattataatatataatactatagtgataatatattgtactATATTCTAATTGTAgtgatatagtataatatataatgatataatattactaaaactatcaatatgcactatataatattagtataactattaatacaataaattatagcgaaataagattttaaaatttaatattatattatttaataatttatcatataatacaaaattattttatatataattatattatatataaaaattaataaacgaCACTCattacttttgttttttgttttatgtgTTTTAAGGGTTGATGTGATCAATATGGAAAGGTATATATGATGTTCTAATTGAGTAATACATGACTTTGAAGACAGGTTATTTATAGACATTCCCttataatatgtttaaaaagtaataaaataatatgagtttgaaaaaatccaagaattataattataataaaactgaaaatttAGTGTACTCGcgatcgagaaaaaaaaaagggggcaaAAGTCCAACACTATtatagtaaaaacaaaaaaccaaacccAAAAAGTGTGTCCCCATTGGCCATGAGTAGTAATGTCGATCATTATTTCGGGTGTAGGGCAAAGACAACTAGGATATCTACAACCGAAGGACAAACCACACAAACAAAATGAACAGAAGACTACACTAGTCATAAATTGAAAACATACAAGATGTATTGCTGGTGTTTCCTTGTCATGGCAGGGGTGACAGCTATGGTGTATGTCCCCGTATTAAATAACACACTCCATTTTCCACATGATGCTACTAGCTAGAAaggaatattaatatatatatatatatatattttttgaaatgcaTGATCTTCTTCTCCATTACAAATGACTAATATGAAGGCACCATTCATGTTATGGAATTAGACTACATTTATTTTGTAAAGTTGTGCTAGCTAGCTCTTAATTTGATGCACCTACACGTACACTATATACATTCATGGGTAGAGCACTTTGGAGGCTAAACAAATCCCTAGTTCTCCTAAGAACatgagctagctagctttaattttcaaaattgaaaaaaaaaaaaaaaaaaaaaaaaatcctagttGCCTGTGCACCAGAAAGGAGAAGACTGCTTACATAGgcattttttaaggaaaaagaaaatcttcCTTTTGAAAATAGAACTGGAAAACTGTTTTTGCTTGCTTTGCACAACCATAATATTTGGCGCTCTATCCGATGGGAcgtatatataaatgatgaaaTAATTGAATGGTGCTACTTAGAGTAGCAAGGCCCCAGTAAACGGTACAGTGTCAGCTAGCTTGATAATTTTTTGAGGGGGACCAAGGGCGCTATATGTTCAATATTCTCAGAACTCCGGTCTAGATCTCCCCTCAATAGTACTCTTTCTTGATATATAATTCAAGCACGTCTAAGAACAAAGCAGAACCTAGCTGCAGGTTACATTTAAGCTGATCATGTATATCGACATGTACGTGGTACAAGCAATTACTAGACATCATGCATTATGCGTAcgtaaatgtgtatatatatagctagctaacATGCCATAGGGATGATCTCTTCGAGTTCTTGATGAAATCTAGAGTCTAGCtttagagaaaaatataaatatatggagtagttaataatatttaatgtgtgtataacggtatttgaaaattaaattcactcaaatatgcatttaaatttcaaaatcaacTATAAGTCAAAGAGTTTGCGGAAGCGTTTATAAACACATGAAGGtttatcggattgatgcgattatTGATGCgttagaaatatatattaaagggTTATAAATTAGTCTCTAACAaagatttctaaattcaaattctAGAATCACGTACATGGTTGCCAAGTTTAGTCATAaaatttaagtaattttttttttttgcgggAATCATAAAAACGTTAGGATTTCTTTTCtatcctatataagcatataatTAGCACAAAATAGAGGGGAaagagaggcacaagaggcagatctaaagagaaaaatatttttatttgtatttttttagttcTCCCATGGAGAACTAAATTTTGGATAAAGCCTAGGGTAGAAATTGATTGGTAAAAATACTTTgactttatttcaatttatagattaatttttattgtttaagattctagaattgagttctctatttattttggatttttataagtttgaaaCAATTATATGAAACCTTGCTATGGTTTTTCATGAGTTATAAGATTATGATATGAATATATGGTTGTGATTTAAACAGTTGTTTTTCATGTTATTGATGTGATCTTTTGCTACACTATCGTTTGTGAACCTAGTGTCATCTCTAGTtctgatatttatttttatatataaaaaatgtagtTTGTAAAGAGGGGAGGGAATAGattctagaattaaatttaagaaattAGATGAGCATAACGTCATATCTTCAAATTAGGAATTTGATGCTATAATTCTTAATTGTGTATATACATGTGTATATAGTTTATATTGAAAAAGTCAAAGTATTAGATCCAGTTGATTGCCCGAATCTTTACTTATCTTTTTATCTATGCCCTAATCTCAATTTAATTGTGTACTTTAGGTAGAATTCTTATATTCTCATCATATTATCTTTTAATCTTTTCTCTTAAGTTTACATTTTGTAGCATTTTTTCTGACTCAATGTGGATTGACATCCTGAACTATACTATACGATCGTGTAATAGTTTTGGCATAATCAATActgtaatttaaaaataaatgagaggATGAATTAAAACTTAAGGGATAgaagaaaatgataaacactgctatatatattaatatcacCGAGAGTTACTACAAGCATTTATGACAAATTATTTAcgaataaaatgattatttattatgaaaatagacttattttgataagaaataattatttttacaaaaaataatttatagtaaataagtaattttcttattatGAGTAGATAAGATGAATGGATGATCGCCAAGACTGATTATTTTAAGAACGTACGTCTAGCTACCTTTACAATCGGACCTTTGCTTTTGAACTGTACTAGCTATATATAATGTCCATACAGTAAGACACTTGTTCATAAATGTGTACAAACAGTATTGAGACCGT
This sequence is a window from Carya illinoinensis cultivar Pawnee chromosome 9, C.illinoinensisPawnee_v1, whole genome shotgun sequence. Protein-coding genes within it:
- the LOC122276632 gene encoding putative cyclin-D6-1, whose translation is MEFELGDPLTSFQEHQSDTIPDLFASESDHMLSQEFLSGFKTSDFHVSFRREAISYILQRSRNMDPFIPYLAINYMNRFISKQDIPLEKPWMLRLLASSCLSLAAKMKSIPFLPSDFKGEEDCCFETQAINKMELLILDALDWRMRSLTPFPFLYFFMSIFQLKDPPLRQDLKLRAIEIIFQAHNEIELLKHKPSIIAASALLSASYELFPLQFPSFKASILTCKFVNKENFMKCFNGMQKMVVEVERCESTLDTVASARTPVSVLDRGCTHWECENINNVSNNTGDRK